A stretch of the Buchananella sp. 14KM1171 genome encodes the following:
- a CDS encoding ATP-binding cassette domain-containing protein codes for MTHLELRGVGRTFAGEAPVVALADVDLVIEQGDYVAIEGPSGSGKSTLLNQIALLDVPTQGTYLVDDVATTTLPDHVRARLRSRNFGFIFQSFHLLPGRSVLANVALGSLYRGIGAKERESAALEALEFVGLSHKSAQRVDTLSGGERQRVAIARAIVSGAPVLVADEPTGNLDRKSGQVVIETLERLNATGTTLIVVTHDPALAARAKRRVHVLDGHVSEQPASAHALAPGSPPVGEAAQTAPASGKDSQVRLLDALMDAWQGLWSKASRTWGLVAAVAMGVALAITTNGLALSARYQVSDIFDAAQNKRVSMQAGPFDYEGAHFDWAGSVDSLHRLRELAGVTSAMTWVARGGVSASTRPGVPSQAEPPLVGVTDGSLPGDIVTVRGLKPGQQLGPGEVVVGANLAKSIQMGPLQASPALWVDGTAWRVVGVLEDAGLNVQLLESVLMLESEAATIEKADSANAELRVQPGSAASVGRQAPAAWIPTAKNGIAVMVPPDPRSLRGEIESNLSVMLWTLTGVALLAAVLSLTNAMTNAVFQRIGEFGLRRAIGARRSHIRALVMAESVVIGVLGGAIGAYVSIVAILGVTIARGWQPVLDPNSVGLGVLGGIVVGFLGGLLATFRASRIQPSDALRA; via the coding sequence GTGACCCACCTAGAACTGCGCGGAGTCGGCCGCACATTTGCGGGCGAAGCCCCCGTGGTTGCGCTTGCCGATGTGGATTTGGTGATCGAGCAGGGTGACTACGTGGCCATAGAGGGCCCCTCGGGCTCCGGCAAGTCCACCCTACTCAACCAGATCGCTTTGCTGGACGTGCCCACGCAAGGCACCTATTTGGTGGACGACGTTGCCACCACAACCCTGCCTGATCACGTGCGCGCCCGGTTGCGCAGCCGGAACTTCGGCTTCATCTTCCAGTCTTTTCACCTGTTGCCCGGGCGAAGCGTACTGGCCAATGTTGCCCTTGGGAGCCTGTATCGCGGTATAGGCGCCAAGGAGCGGGAGTCGGCAGCGTTAGAGGCACTGGAGTTCGTTGGGCTATCCCACAAGAGCGCTCAGCGCGTAGACACCCTCTCCGGTGGTGAGCGTCAGCGCGTGGCGATCGCGCGCGCCATCGTTTCCGGGGCACCCGTGCTGGTTGCTGACGAGCCCACCGGAAACCTGGACCGCAAGAGCGGCCAGGTGGTGATCGAGACACTGGAGAGGCTAAACGCCACCGGGACCACGCTGATCGTGGTCACCCATGACCCGGCTTTGGCCGCCCGCGCCAAGCGGAGGGTACACGTCCTCGACGGACACGTCTCCGAGCAGCCCGCGTCTGCGCACGCGCTTGCGCCCGGTTCACCGCCAGTTGGTGAGGCAGCACAGACCGCCCCCGCGAGCGGGAAAGACTCGCAGGTTCGTCTGCTAGACGCGCTCATGGACGCCTGGCAGGGGTTGTGGTCCAAGGCCTCACGCACGTGGGGGTTGGTGGCGGCCGTGGCAATGGGAGTTGCGCTGGCCATCACCACAAACGGGCTCGCCCTGAGCGCCCGCTACCAGGTCTCGGATATATTCGACGCTGCCCAGAACAAGCGTGTGTCGATGCAGGCGGGACCATTCGACTACGAAGGCGCTCACTTTGACTGGGCGGGATCTGTGGATTCTTTGCACCGGCTGCGGGAACTGGCTGGAGTCACCTCCGCCATGACGTGGGTGGCGCGGGGAGGAGTAAGCGCCTCCACGCGGCCCGGTGTTCCTTCTCAGGCTGAACCCCCGTTGGTGGGTGTCACGGATGGGTCGCTGCCTGGTGACATCGTGACGGTGAGGGGTTTGAAACCGGGGCAGCAGCTTGGCCCCGGCGAGGTGGTGGTGGGTGCCAACCTGGCCAAGAGCATCCAGATGGGCCCGCTCCAGGCCTCGCCCGCACTCTGGGTAGACGGGACAGCCTGGCGAGTCGTGGGTGTCCTAGAGGACGCGGGATTGAACGTGCAGTTGCTTGAATCGGTGCTGATGCTGGAGTCTGAAGCTGCGACCATCGAAAAAGCCGATTCCGCTAACGCGGAGTTGCGGGTGCAGCCCGGCTCTGCCGCCTCGGTGGGCAGACAGGCTCCCGCAGCGTGGATTCCCACCGCCAAGAACGGCATAGCGGTGATGGTTCCCCCCGATCCGCGTAGCCTGCGCGGGGAGATCGAATCGAACCTCTCGGTAATGCTCTGGACCCTGACCGGGGTTGCGCTGCTAGCCGCAGTGCTTTCCCTTACCAACGCGATGACCAATGCCGTCTTCCAACGGATCGGGGAGTTCGGGTTACGCCGGGCTATCGGTGCGCGCCGCAGTCACATCCGTGCCCTGGTCATGGCCGAGTCCGTAGTGATCGGTGTGCTGGGCGGGGCAATCGGAGCCTACGTCTCCATCGTGGCGATCCTGGGAGTAACAATTGCACGCGGCTGGCAGCCGGTGCTGGACCCCAACTCGGTTGGTTTGGGTGTGCTGGGCGGGATCGTGGTGGGCTTCCTGGGGGGATTGCTGGCCACCTTCCGAGCATCGCGTATCCAGCCATCGGATGCCCTGCGGGCTTGA
- a CDS encoding peptidoglycan-binding domain-containing protein: MRSSLKRWVLPLGAVAVAVLLVVATWMLATRFQSPAQREANAQAPLAQPVVVPVAKGDLKEQLTARAEVTGAAQKKLTIPIPAGAAVITAQGTGAGQQLQAGSVVTWVNDRPLIALPGAFPFYRDMAEGDEGEDVRQLQRALQALGYDISAEGEFGPYTAACVKDMYQQRGSAAVTRPVAEAPAPAPQPGVGNPPSGGEKASTHPEGGQGETTAPQVAAPPAPASTKTEVVVRASELLVLPELPLQVSEAIATGTTLTAENAFFIVGGSDVHLKVQMPAGQAARLKVGMTGSAAVGEQQLAVKIASIKEQEADEQSAEQGPPGSSNTVVELAPLSGAVPAEWAQGDPPLVTIDFFEPLKGALLVPQRAIAVDVAGGTWVLKQVQGAFEQTAIREIRCVAGLCAVEGGIAPGDKVRVDFE, translated from the coding sequence GTGAGGAGCAGTTTGAAGCGCTGGGTTTTGCCCCTGGGGGCGGTAGCGGTGGCGGTGTTGCTGGTGGTGGCCACGTGGATGCTGGCTACCCGCTTTCAATCGCCTGCGCAACGAGAGGCCAACGCGCAGGCCCCACTGGCCCAACCAGTCGTGGTGCCGGTCGCCAAGGGGGACTTGAAGGAACAGCTCACTGCACGCGCGGAGGTCACGGGAGCGGCCCAAAAGAAGCTCACCATCCCCATTCCCGCTGGCGCGGCTGTCATTACCGCTCAGGGAACGGGCGCTGGCCAGCAACTTCAAGCCGGTTCCGTTGTCACCTGGGTAAACGACCGTCCACTCATCGCGCTTCCGGGGGCTTTCCCGTTCTACCGCGACATGGCGGAGGGGGATGAGGGTGAGGACGTCCGCCAGCTGCAGCGCGCCTTGCAGGCCTTGGGCTACGACATCAGCGCGGAGGGAGAGTTTGGCCCCTACACCGCTGCCTGCGTGAAGGACATGTACCAGCAGCGCGGATCTGCCGCCGTGACCCGACCGGTGGCAGAGGCTCCCGCGCCCGCCCCTCAACCGGGCGTGGGAAATCCACCGTCAGGAGGGGAGAAGGCCAGTACCCATCCCGAGGGCGGGCAGGGGGAAACCACAGCTCCCCAAGTGGCTGCCCCGCCTGCGCCTGCGAGCACGAAGACGGAAGTGGTGGTGCGTGCCAGCGAACTGTTGGTGCTGCCGGAGCTACCACTCCAGGTCAGCGAGGCAATCGCCACCGGAACAACCTTGACTGCGGAGAACGCCTTCTTCATCGTCGGTGGTAGCGACGTTCATCTCAAGGTACAAATGCCTGCCGGCCAGGCCGCTCGCTTGAAAGTGGGAATGACGGGAAGCGCCGCAGTTGGCGAGCAGCAGCTGGCGGTGAAGATTGCTTCGATAAAGGAACAGGAGGCGGACGAGCAGTCCGCCGAGCAGGGGCCACCCGGTTCCAGCAACACCGTAGTGGAACTCGCCCCGCTCTCCGGGGCCGTGCCGGCAGAGTGGGCGCAGGGAGACCCGCCTCTGGTCACCATCGACTTCTTCGAGCCGCTTAAAGGCGCCCTGCTGGTGCCGCAACGCGCCATCGCGGTAGACGTGGCCGGGGGAACCTGGGTGCTCAAGCAGGTCCAGGGCGCCTTTGAGCAGACTGCCATTAGGGAGATCAGGTGCGTGGCGGGCCTGTGCGCGGTCGAGGGCGGCATCGCCCCCGGTGACAAGGTGCGGGTGGACTTCGAGTGA
- a CDS encoding Mrp/NBP35 family ATP-binding protein, producing MSENALLEAIHAALATVIDPEIRRPITELGMVDNVEVDGAGIATVHILLTTAGCPLRDKISKDVAAAVGAVEGIEAVDVRMGVMNDEQKSELRSKLTGGAPEPEIPFTKPGNLTRIYAVTSGKGGVGKSTVTSNLAAAMAKQGLKVGVVDADIYGFSIPRMLGVGHPPTKVDTAIIPPVAKDVKVISIGMFVPDGQPVVWRGPMLHRAIGQFLGDVHWGDLDVLLLDLPPGTGDVAISIAQYLPNAEILVVTTPQLAAAEVAERAGSIAAQTRQRVVGVVENMSYLEQEDGTRLEIFGAGGGQAVSEHLSEQLGYEVPLLAQIPLSVDLRRSGDLGDPLAGQDADDAAAAALRDVAATLGKRARGLSGRPLGVTPLR from the coding sequence ATGAGTGAAAACGCCCTCCTGGAGGCAATCCACGCCGCCCTGGCCACGGTCATCGACCCCGAGATCCGCAGGCCAATCACGGAACTGGGCATGGTGGACAACGTGGAGGTGGACGGCGCGGGCATCGCGACTGTCCACATCCTGCTGACCACCGCCGGCTGCCCGTTGCGGGACAAGATCAGCAAGGACGTCGCCGCTGCGGTCGGCGCGGTGGAGGGCATCGAGGCCGTCGACGTGCGCATGGGCGTCATGAACGACGAACAGAAAAGCGAACTGCGCTCCAAACTGACCGGCGGAGCACCAGAGCCGGAGATCCCGTTCACCAAGCCGGGCAACCTGACGCGCATCTACGCGGTCACCTCCGGCAAGGGCGGGGTGGGCAAGTCCACCGTCACCTCCAACCTGGCGGCCGCGATGGCCAAGCAGGGATTGAAGGTGGGCGTGGTGGACGCTGACATCTACGGGTTTTCCATCCCGCGCATGCTGGGCGTGGGCCACCCGCCCACCAAGGTTGACACCGCGATCATCCCGCCGGTGGCGAAGGACGTGAAGGTCATCTCGATCGGTATGTTCGTGCCGGACGGCCAGCCGGTGGTGTGGCGCGGCCCCATGCTGCACCGCGCGATCGGGCAGTTCCTGGGCGACGTGCACTGGGGTGACCTGGACGTGCTGCTGCTGGACCTGCCCCCGGGGACCGGCGACGTGGCCATCTCTATCGCCCAGTACCTGCCCAACGCGGAGATCCTGGTGGTGACCACCCCGCAGCTCGCGGCCGCCGAGGTGGCCGAGCGCGCCGGCTCCATCGCCGCCCAGACCCGCCAGCGCGTGGTGGGCGTGGTGGAGAACATGAGCTACCTGGAGCAGGAGGACGGCACGCGCCTGGAGATCTTCGGGGCCGGCGGCGGCCAGGCCGTCTCCGAGCACCTGAGCGAGCAGCTTGGCTACGAAGTGCCGCTGCTGGCGCAGATTCCTTTGTCCGTTGATTTGCGCCGCTCCGGTGACCTGGGTGACCCCCTGGCCGGTCAGGACGCCGACGACGCTGCCGCCGCCGCCCTGCGAGACGTGGCCGCAACGCTGGGCAAGCGGGCGCGGGGACTGTCCGGCCGCCCGCTTGGCGTTACCCCGCTGCGTTAG
- a CDS encoding O-methyltransferase, translating into MDKSQSWTYTEEFVTEDEAIAAGRVSAHELGAPTISPGTGAALRLLVAAGGAKAVLEIGTGTGVGSLWLLAGMPADGVLTSIDPEAEFHKAAKKVLATAGYPATRLRLICGQPLDVLPRMASRAYDAVVIDASVGDHAEHLEHARRLLRPGGLVCFVHALAGDAVADPARRDATTVAARELGRHLRDDQDFLTTLLPVGDGLLAAVRR; encoded by the coding sequence GTGGATAAGTCCCAGTCGTGGACCTACACGGAAGAATTCGTCACGGAGGACGAGGCGATCGCTGCGGGCCGCGTGAGCGCCCACGAGCTGGGCGCCCCGACCATCTCCCCCGGCACCGGCGCGGCCCTGCGCCTGCTGGTGGCTGCCGGGGGCGCCAAGGCGGTGCTAGAAATCGGCACCGGCACGGGCGTGGGTTCCCTGTGGCTGCTGGCGGGCATGCCCGCCGACGGTGTGCTCACCTCCATCGACCCGGAGGCGGAGTTCCACAAGGCCGCCAAGAAGGTCCTGGCCACCGCCGGCTACCCGGCCACGCGACTGCGCCTGATCTGCGGGCAGCCGCTGGACGTGCTGCCGCGCATGGCCTCGCGTGCCTACGACGCGGTGGTGATCGACGCCTCCGTGGGTGACCACGCCGAGCACCTGGAGCACGCCAGGCGCCTGCTGCGCCCCGGCGGCCTGGTGTGTTTTGTGCACGCCCTTGCCGGGGATGCGGTGGCCGACCCGGCGCGCCGCGACGCGACCACCGTGGCCGCCCGCGAGCTGGGGCGCCACCTGCGGGACGACCAGGACTTCCTGACCACCCTGCTGCCGGTGGGCGACGGCCTGTTGGCGGCCGTGCGGCGCTAG
- a CDS encoding DUF3117 domain-containing protein, producing the protein MAAMKPRTGDGPLEVTKEGRSIVMRVPLEGGGRLVVELSADEAKELATCLQGVN; encoded by the coding sequence ATGGCAGCGATGAAGCCGCGCACCGGTGATGGTCCGCTTGAGGTAACCAAGGAAGGACGCAGCATCGTCATGCGTGTTCCGCTGGAAGGCGGAGGCCGCCTGGTGGTAGAGCTCTCCGCTGACGAGGCCAAGGAGCTGGCCACCTGCCTGCAGGGCGTCAACTGA
- a CDS encoding TIGR00730 family Rossman fold protein codes for MMLSKKTTYHKGPTLLRGPHIPSETTDARLLASADDTDWLHKDPWRVMRIQAEFVEGFGALAELGPAISIFGSARTGPGTPEYQMGERTAALLVERGFAVITGGGPGVMEAGNKGAAQAGGTSVGLGIELPFEQGLNDYVNLGINFRYFFARKTMFVKYAQGFVCLPGGFGTLDELFEALTLVQTHKVRSFPLALIDSSYWGGLLDWIRETMVGRGTISASDLDLIRLVDTPEEAVDFVVSRVHDLANGDANA; via the coding sequence ATGATGTTGTCCAAGAAGACCACCTACCACAAGGGCCCAACGCTGCTGCGCGGCCCGCACATTCCCAGTGAGACCACGGATGCTCGCCTCCTTGCCTCTGCGGACGACACCGATTGGCTCCACAAGGACCCGTGGCGGGTGATGCGGATCCAGGCCGAGTTCGTGGAAGGCTTCGGGGCGCTGGCGGAGCTGGGCCCGGCGATCTCCATCTTCGGTTCGGCCCGCACCGGCCCGGGCACGCCCGAGTATCAGATGGGCGAGCGAACCGCCGCCCTGCTGGTGGAGCGCGGCTTTGCGGTGATTACCGGCGGCGGGCCGGGCGTCATGGAGGCCGGCAACAAGGGCGCCGCCCAGGCCGGTGGCACCTCCGTGGGCCTGGGAATCGAACTTCCCTTCGAGCAGGGTCTGAACGACTACGTCAACCTGGGCATCAACTTCCGCTACTTCTTTGCCCGCAAGACCATGTTCGTGAAATACGCCCAGGGCTTCGTGTGCCTGCCGGGCGGGTTTGGCACCCTGGACGAGCTCTTCGAGGCGCTCACCCTGGTGCAGACCCACAAGGTGCGCTCCTTCCCCCTGGCGTTGATCGACTCCAGCTACTGGGGCGGCCTGCTGGACTGGATCCGGGAGACGATGGTGGGGCGCGGCACCATCTCCGCCTCAGACCTGGACCTGATCCGACTGGTGGACACCCCCGAGGAGGCGGTGGACTTCGTGGTCTCCCGCGTGCACGACCTGGCAAACGGGGACGCGAACGCCTAG
- a CDS encoding glycohydrolase toxin TNT-related protein (This protein contains a domain related to Tuberculosis Necrotizing Toxin, which is the C-terminal effector domain of outer membrane channel protein CpnT, and which has a lethal NAD+-glycohydrolase activity.) — MADAIKRCADSLRALEAGASSRAESVTALLEQRDTLVDGIGRAEGRYRAAGDALETYSAALDRVQTDTLNALYAARQATWERDEARDNQHYYQDLADDYANTDDDSGYGHDQQVRYTRLANSAGQEAAAAQERIDNQVQVAQNAVQERDQAAQTAIDAIQRATTTDGLNDGRWEDYGAKILGWIADLAQAIAQFAGILAMALCWIPVLGPALAVIAAIAGIVEAVANIGLAIGGEKSWGEALLSVGFAALGCIGLGGLRGAVSSLKALKNFGGALKTAGGLKGAFLTFAKSTIPPGARDALLKFGQRLRIAANRKNLYVKGKTLQPGTKGRDLLASKSPYGRRFGRRIKNSQEWELLYRTGPDLNDVAWPNPCFIEGSKRSFNVDEYIRRYGDTIDRIGGGTGKWFSPVEKGRVFSFEARAVPRYHLEYEYNQIRLVEAPKDWTIEVSVATPGFGQPGGALQIQFISKGREVSFAELLDKSRSTVW, encoded by the coding sequence GTGGCTGATGCGATCAAGCGTTGCGCCGACAGCCTGCGGGCGCTGGAGGCGGGGGCGAGTTCGCGGGCTGAGAGTGTCACGGCGCTGCTGGAGCAGCGTGACACCCTGGTGGACGGGATTGGTAGAGCAGAGGGGCGTTATCGCGCGGCCGGGGACGCACTGGAGACGTATTCGGCGGCGCTGGACCGGGTACAGACCGACACGCTGAATGCTTTGTATGCGGCCAGGCAGGCCACGTGGGAACGCGATGAGGCCCGCGACAACCAGCACTACTACCAAGACCTGGCCGACGACTACGCGAATACCGACGACGACAGCGGCTATGGGCATGACCAGCAGGTGCGTTACACGCGGCTAGCTAATAGTGCTGGACAGGAGGCGGCGGCCGCACAGGAGCGGATTGATAACCAAGTCCAGGTGGCCCAAAACGCCGTCCAGGAGCGTGACCAAGCCGCCCAGACAGCTATTGACGCCATCCAGCGGGCAACCACCACCGATGGGCTCAATGATGGCCGGTGGGAGGACTACGGCGCCAAGATCCTGGGCTGGATCGCAGACCTAGCTCAGGCAATCGCCCAGTTCGCTGGGATCCTGGCCATGGCCCTGTGCTGGATCCCCGTACTAGGCCCAGCACTAGCAGTCATCGCCGCAATCGCGGGCATCGTAGAAGCCGTAGCGAACATCGGCCTAGCCATCGGCGGTGAGAAGAGCTGGGGCGAAGCCCTCCTCTCCGTGGGCTTCGCCGCCCTAGGCTGCATCGGTCTAGGCGGACTACGCGGCGCAGTCTCCTCACTCAAGGCCCTGAAGAACTTTGGTGGGGCACTCAAAACTGCTGGTGGACTGAAGGGCGCGTTCTTAACCTTCGCCAAAAGCACCATCCCACCCGGTGCGCGCGACGCATTGCTGAAGTTCGGGCAGCGCTTACGCATCGCCGCCAACAGGAAGAACCTCTACGTCAAAGGCAAGACCCTCCAACCAGGAACCAAGGGCCGAGACCTCCTAGCATCAAAATCCCCCTACGGACGCCGGTTCGGCAGACGGATCAAGAACTCGCAAGAGTGGGAACTACTCTATAGAACGGGCCCCGACTTGAACGATGTTGCCTGGCCAAACCCATGCTTCATAGAAGGCAGCAAGCGCTCATTCAACGTAGACGAGTACATCAGACGCTACGGAGACACGATCGACCGGATCGGAGGAGGTACCGGCAAATGGTTTTCCCCAGTAGAGAAGGGAAGAGTATTTAGCTTTGAGGCGCGCGCCGTACCGCGCTACCATCTGGAATACGAATACAATCAGATACGCCTCGTAGAGGCCCCCAAGGATTGGACTATCGAAGTTTCAGTCGCCACACCAGGCTTCGGCCAACCTGGCGGCGCCCTACAGATTCAGTTCATCTCGAAAGGAAGAGAGGTATCCTTCGCAGAACTCCTAGACAAATCAAGGAGCACAGTATGGTGA